A stretch of Plutella xylostella chromosome 10, ilPluXylo3.1, whole genome shotgun sequence DNA encodes these proteins:
- the LOC105392171 gene encoding piggyBac transposable element-derived protein 4 isoform X2 — protein sequence MCYSCEENSVNEMEDDSVALTLLVPPAGRLASRERGGDVTAAARRRRPPPSQLVGPRDKFDFAWRPFPDSQIDPDLRRESFAQRESIIPFLNAVPYRAFTGIWDYHLMQHIAKATNEYAAQLAAEAAAAGAGTGARGPAPARTAWWQDTTTDELYTYFAIIIAMGTVVETNIKEYWNKCESLLHTPGFPTTMPHDRFVLLSKCIRYASDIYDTQEMSPSQAKIAKIQPVIDHFNWKYEERSKLSRNIVIHEGQSESDLILLDNQFFDDETSPVIKTHEVCDSLTGYLWRFEIQGLYEDHIEQPHAPVSGSMPSLVFRLLDGVGLGHTVWLEDASPALARELKSRGLDCAGPLRGPRGAGGGARGCTAGDVDLVVCSSDVMISTYHGAAGGPRVAADYERHRRARQPAPRPDERRTNVWYRKLLRKLLNDSVSNLYVLYKAETGKSCRAFKRRLVGDLLAKHSRAQTPLPYTVQHFPARISRISGLRRLCIVCKQPTEWLCKNCQLLMCVEDCFEEYHAEEIKQPDRRFWH from the exons ATGTGCTATA gCTGTGAAGAAAATTCTGTTAATGAAATGGAGGATGATTCTGTGGCACTAACACTGTTGGTGCCGCCTGCCGGCCGGCTCGCGTCGCGGGAGCGTGGCGGTGACGTCACAGCAgcggcccgccgccgccgcccgccgccgtcGCAGCTCGTCGGCCCCAGAGATAAATTTGATTTTGCATGGAGGCCATTCCCGGATTCTCAAATTGATCCAGATTTGAGGAGGGAATCCTTCGCTCAAAGGGAATCAATAATACCATTCCTTAATGCTGTACCATATCGTGCATTCACTGGCATATGGGACTATCATCTTATGCAGCACATAGCAAAGGCGACAAACGAGTATGCCGCGCAGCTggcggcggaggcggcggcggcgggggcggggacCGGCGCGCGAgggcccgcccccgcccgcacCGCCTGGTGGCAGGACACCACCACGGATGAACTCTACACGTACTTCGCTATCATTATCGCGATGGGAACAGTAGTGGAGACGAACATAAAGGAGTACTGGAATAAGTGTGAATCCTTGTTGCATACGCCGGGCTTCCCGACGACCATGCCGCACGACCGCTTCGTACTGTTGAGCAAGTGCATCCGATATGCGAGCGACATTTATGACACCCAAGAAATGTCACCATCCCAAGCCAAAATTGCTAAGATTCAGCCTGTTATTGATCATTTCAATTGGAAATACGAGGAAAGATCCAAATTATCCCGAAACATTGTTATACACGAGGGCCAATCAGAGTCTGATTTAATTTTGCTTGATAACCAATTCTTTGACGACGAGACATCGCCAGTCATCAAGACACACGAAGTGTGTGACTCTCTGACGGGATACTTGTGGCGTTTTGAAATCCAAGGACTTTATGAGGATCATATTGAGCAGCCGCATGCTCCAGTTTCAGGGAGCATGCCGTCCCTTGTGTTTAGATTACTAGACGGTGTGGGGCTCGGCCACACGGTGTGGCTAGAGGATGCGTCGCCGGCGCTGGCGCGGGAGCTGAAGTCGCGGGGGCTGGACTGCGCGGGCCCGCtgcgggggccgcggggggcggggggcggggcgcggggctgCACCGCGGGGGACGTGGACCTCGTGGTGTGCAGCTCTGACGTCATGATCTCGACGTACCAcggggcggcgggcgggcCCCGCGTGGCGGCGGACTACGAGCGgcaccgccgcgcccgccagcccgcgccgcgccccgaCGAGCGCAGGACCAACGTGTGGTACAGGAAACTACTCAGAAAGCTACTGAATGACAGTGTCTCAAATCTCTACGTCCTATACAAAGCAGAAACCGGAAAGTCCTGTCGAGCTTTCAAAAGGCGTTTGGTCGGAGACTTGTTGGCCAAGCACTCGCGCGCACAAACACCGCTGCCCTACACCGTGCAACATTTTCCAGCAAGAATCTCTCGAATTTCTGGGCTCAGACGTCTGTGCATAGTTTGCAAACAACCAACAGAGTGGCTTTGCAAAAACTGCCAACTTTTGATGTGCGTAGAGGACTGTTTTGAGGAATACCACGCTGAAGAAATTAAACAGCCGGACCGGCGATTTTGGCACTAG
- the LOC105394027 gene encoding zinc finger protein 16, whose protein sequence is MSADILKAEEVITDNCVLCGNFDCELRTLDEHDASLPPAAPPLRSVLLHLSHNKALPPGRVCTGCAARAVDAYSFSASLTCQQQPTLSDKIRALRRRLHDLTQKIDVFIVVGSQGQEGGTGTYSEEDIIMVERSALAAAAGDEALERDNNHHGDHVYQCSVCPHSFQRAAEFRAHCDTHPSDAVHSCWTCGAQLDSRAAWSEHCAAHRAAPACALCHAPCQSAAALRAHSLTCPSVCPACGETLPDRAALSAHARDRHSATLPLVCPACYRTFDSAADLSAHSLTHRQASQFVCGYDSCILRFATRSTLMSHIRKCHGGEAAEDAPAPSSVSCEHCYRTFATVAAKNRHARVHKNEAKQYESAGEDMETLPEEQVEYLEVETLEEAYPDDYELDVKPTLPLQ, encoded by the exons ATGTCGGCAGATATTCTCAAAGCCGAAGAGGTCATAACCGACAATTGCGTTCTTTGCGGTAACTTTGATTGTGAGTTGCGTACTTTGGACGAGCATGATGCATCGCTGCCGCCTGCTGCGCCGCCGCTGCGGTCCGTGCTGCTGCATTTGAGCCACAACAAG GCCCTGCCCCCGGGTCGCGTGTGCACGGGctgcgcggcgcgcgcggtgGACGCGTACTCCTTCAGCGCCTCGCTGACGTGCCAGCAGCAGCCCACCCTCAGCGACAAGATCCGGGCGCTGCGGAGACGTCTGCATGATCTTACGCAGAAGATTGATGTGTTCATTGTTGTTGGCTCGCAGGGACAAG AGGGTGGCACAGGCACATACAGTGAGGAAGATATAATTATGGTGGAGCGGTCGGCCCTGGCCGCGGCCGCCGGGGACGAGGCACTGGAGCGAGACAACAACCACCACGGAGACCATGTGTACCAGTGCAGCGTGTGCCCTCATAGCTTCCAG CGCGCAGCCGAGTTCCGCGCGCACTGCGACACGCACCCTTCCGACGCCGTGCACTCGTGCTGGACCTGCGGCGCGCAGCTGGACTCCCGCGCCGCCTGGAGCGAGCACTGCGCCGCGcaccgcgccgcgcccgcctgcGCGCTGTGCCACGCGCCCTGCCAG AGCGCAGCGGCCCTGCGCGCGCACTCTTTAACCTGCCCGTCCGTATGCCCTGCCTGCGGCGAGACGTTGCCGGACCGTGCAGCCCTCTCGGCCCACGCTCGCGACCGCCACTCCGCGACGTTGCCGCTCGTATGCCCCGCGTGTTATAGGACCTTTGATTCTGCGGCGGATCTGTCTGCGCACTCGCTGACCCATAGACAGGCGAGCCAGTTCGTCTGTGGTTATGATTCGTGTATACTGCGGTTTGCTACTAG GAGCACCCTGATGTCGCACATCCGCAAGTGCCACGGCGGCGAGGCGGCGGAGGACGCGCCCGCGCCCAGCTCCGTCAGCTGCGAACACTGCTACCGGAC GTTCGCAACCGTAGCGGCTAAGAACCGGCACGCGCGCGTCCACAAGAACGAGGCTAAGCAG TACGAGAGCGCCGGCGAAGACATGGAGACGCTGCCCGAGGAGCAGGTGGAGTACCTGGAGGTGGAGACGCTGGAGGAGGCCTACCCCGACGACTACGAGCTGGACGTCAAGCCCACGCTGCCCTTGCAGTGA
- the LOC105392164 gene encoding mitochondrial E3 ubiquitin protein ligase 1: MDFFSEIVGETVILGIDSLILGFCVKQLSKCKYILNALQTAPVLDIDESLNKEINKYSNYTIPYVVIRGLVKPLGAPITSNYNQSVTGVVQRLTIKEHVIARTLAGFWSDQTRTIHEVCNAAPFVLSNGKYSIEVVDALAADLLDMDVISDKFEPMSPGVIDHVWGFFSGVRQRGLQTMEEMLRDGSYITAIGELSRSNSGALKIQPPREDLPLYLTTSTKSSLLKRLAGSRDFLRVLLIVFGAVAAVASGRIAYKYLKRRKRRDLELTMKKQLATGRRERRAQARESGLADVQLCVVCTENPKEIILLPCGHVCLCEDCADNIKEQCPICREKIESKAPAFIT; encoded by the exons ATGGATTTCTTTTCGGAAATAGTTGGAGAGACTGTGATACTGGGAATTGATTCCCTTATTTTGGGGTTTTGTGTTAAACAGCTGAGCAAATGTAAATATATTCTAAATGCTCTACAG ACAGCACCAGTACTGGACATTGACGAGTCATTGAACAAAGAAATAAACAAGTATTCCAACTACACCATCCCATATGTTGTGATCCGAGGCCTGGTGAAGCCGCTCGGCGCGCCGATCACCAGCAACTACAACCAGTCAGTTACAGGCGTGGTGCAGCGACTCACCATCAAGGAGCATGTGATTGCCCGCACCCTCGCTGGGTTCTGGTCGGATCAGACGCGGACTATTCACGAAGTGTGCAATGCGGCTCCATTTGTACTGAGTAATGGGAAGTACAGCATCGAGGTTGTGGACGCCCTGGCTGCTGACCTGCTTG ACATGGATGTGATCTCAGACAAGTTTGAACCCATGTCCCCGGGGGTCATTGACCATGTGTGGGGGTTCTTCTCCGGGGTGCGCCAGCGCGGCCTGCAGACCATGGAGGAGATGCTGAGGGATGGCTCCTATATTACTGCCATAG GCGAGCTGAGCAGAAGCAACTCGGGCGCGCTGAAGATCCAGCCGCCGCGGGAGGACCTGCCGCTCTACCTCACCACCAGCACCAAGAGCAGCCTGCTCAAGAGACTCGCCGGCTCCAGGGACTTCCTCAG AGTCCTCCTAATCGTGTTCGGCGCGGTGGCAGCGGTCGCGTCGGGGCGGATCGCCTACAAGTACCTGAAGCGACGCAAGCGACGGGACCTGGAACTAACCATGAAGAAGCAGCTGGCGACGGGGCGGCGCGAGCGACGGGCGCAGGCGCGGGAGAGCGGGCTGGCTGATGTGCAGCTGTGTGTGGTTTGCACGGAGAACCCTAAGGAG ATAATCCTGCTGCCCTGCGGGCACGTCTGCCTTTGTGAGGACTGCGCGGACAACATCAAGGAACAATGCCCCATATGCAGGGAGAAAATAGAGTCGAAAGCTCCGGCGTTTATCACGTAA
- the LOC105394026 gene encoding cytoplasmic tRNA 2-thiolation protein 1 yields the protein MPIQCRTGCGKNAVLKRPKTGDALCKECFFWAFEAEIHFTITKGQLFKSGDSVAIAASGGKDSTVLAHVMKTLNERHNYGLNLMLLSIDEGITGYRDDSLETVKQNRDDYEMPLKILSYKDLYGWTMDEIVAQIGKKNNCTFCGVFRRQALDRGAALLGVKCIATGHNADDIAETVLMNVLRGDIARLKRCTSIITGSEGTIPRVKPLKYAYEKEIVMYAHYKKLVYFSTECVFAPNAYRGHARALLKDMEKIQPTCIMDIIYSGETMAIKDEVSLPKQGVCVRCNFVSSQAVCKACVLLEGLNKGLPRLGVGKSSKAKKMLEEYNARERQNKENVPTDNKLDLALKELNLDDTDSNKKGSCISRKGKCRTGLCSSKNATLDSKTEEVSCNNSGNTCCSSKEKTQGNGEVANPKLDRLLEEYGLDDRSSSNDKQNDKEESDIEEPKLYDEEEENTCAGTCGSLKIGF from the exons ATGCCTATCCAATGTCGAACTGGTTGTGGAAAAAATGCTGTTTTGAAG aGACCTAAAACTGGCGATGCACTATGTAAAGAATGTTTCTTTTGGGCATTTGAAGCAGAAATCCACTTTACAATAACAAAAGGACAGCTGTTCAAGTCTGGAGATTCTGTTGCTATAGCAGCTTCCGGGGGCAAAGACTCCACGGTGCTGGCACACGTCATGAAGACACTGAATGAAAGGCACAATTATGGCTTAAACCTGATGCTCCTGTCTATTGATGAAGGTATCACAGGTTACAGAGATGATAGTTTAGAAACAGTGAAGCAGAACAGAGATGACTATGAAATGCCTTTAAAGATATTGTCATACAAGGATCTCTATGGGTGGACTATGGATGAGATAGTAGCACAGATAGGGAAGAAGAATAACTGCACTTTCTGTGGGGTATTCCGGAGGCAGGCATTGGACAGGGGGGCAGCATTACTTGGAGtcaagtgtatagctactggACATAATGCTGATGACATCGCTGAGACTGTCCTCATGAATGTATTGAGGGGTGACATAGCTAGACTAAAGAGATGTACTTCTATTATCACA ggcAGTGAAGGGACTATACCAAGAGTGAAGCCACTCAAGTATGCATATGAGAAGGAAATTGTGATGTATGCACATTATAAAAAGCTGGTATATTTCTCTACTGAGTGTGTGTTTGCACCAAATGCCTACAGGGGACACGCCCGGGCTCTTTTGAAGGACATGGAGAAAATACAACCCACTTGCATCATGGATATCATATATTCAG GTGAAACAATGGCCATAAAAGATGAAGTCTCACTACCTAAACAGGGTGTCTGTGTGAGATGCAACTTTGTCTCATCGCAGGCAGTGTGCAAGGCATGTGTACTTCTAGAGGGACTGAACAAAGGCCTGCCAAGACTTGGAGTTGGAAAGAGTTCCAAAGCCAAGAAGATGCTGGAGGAGTACAATGCTAGAGAGAGACAGAACAAGGAAAATGTCCCCACAGATAACAAGTTAGACTTAGCACTAAAAGAACTAAATTTAGATGACACAGATAGCAATAAAAAAGGCTCTTGTATTTCAAGGAAGGGAAAATGTAGAACAGGACTTTGTAGTTCTAAAAACGCAACATTGGATAGTAAAACTGAAGAAGTATCCTGTAATAATTCAGGAAATACCTGTTGTAGCTCTAAAGAGAAAACTCAGGGAAATGGAGAAGTGGCTAACCCTAAATTGGACAGGCTACTTGAGGAATATGGTCTAGATGACAGAAGCAGTAGCAATGATAAACAGAATGACAAAGAAGAAAGTGACATTGAGGAGCCAAAGTTATATGATGAAGAGGAAGAGAATACTTGTGCAGGCACCTGTGGTTCCCTAAAAATAGGATTTTAG
- the LOC105392171 gene encoding piggyBac transposable element-derived protein 4 isoform X1 — translation MNRCIALTCCNFAEHPFPRDVEMRRKWLRATRAGDCCELRQIAWHNRKYSGLCSEHFTLNDYVIKGKSRSLLKTAVPSIFPWKPKPVFNLPITPQLPALRESPCLATKTYSSTIHVRCNITPEPTHDKNEAPTKGTRTLSPSACLLSHRNDDELMCYSCEENSVNEMEDDSVALTLLVPPAGRLASRERGGDVTAAARRRRPPPSQLVGPRDKFDFAWRPFPDSQIDPDLRRESFAQRESIIPFLNAVPYRAFTGIWDYHLMQHIAKATNEYAAQLAAEAAAAGAGTGARGPAPARTAWWQDTTTDELYTYFAIIIAMGTVVETNIKEYWNKCESLLHTPGFPTTMPHDRFVLLSKCIRYASDIYDTQEMSPSQAKIAKIQPVIDHFNWKYEERSKLSRNIVIHEGQSESDLILLDNQFFDDETSPVIKTHEVCDSLTGYLWRFEIQGLYEDHIEQPHAPVSGSMPSLVFRLLDGVGLGHTVWLEDASPALARELKSRGLDCAGPLRGPRGAGGGARGCTAGDVDLVVCSSDVMISTYHGAAGGPRVAADYERHRRARQPAPRPDERRTNVWYRKLLRKLLNDSVSNLYVLYKAETGKSCRAFKRRLVGDLLAKHSRAQTPLPYTVQHFPARISRISGLRRLCIVCKQPTEWLCKNCQLLMCVEDCFEEYHAEEIKQPDRRFWH, via the exons atgaaCAGATGTATTGCCTTGACCTGTTGCAACTTCGCCGAGCATCCTTTTCCGAGGGATGTAGAGATGCGAAGAAAATGGCTTAGAGCAACGAGAGCAGGAGATTGTTGCGAATTGCGGCAAATTGCTTGGCATAACAGAAAATATAGCGGCCTTTGTAGTGAGCATTTTACCCTCAATGACTatgttataa AAGGGAAATCACGCTCATTACTAAAGACAGCTGTGCCATCAATTTTCCCATGGAAACCAAagccggtttttaatttgCCAATTACGCCACAGCTACCTGCTCTAAGAGAATCTCCTTGTCTGGCTACTAAAACATATTCAAGTACTATCCATGTACGCTGCAATATTACTCCAGAACCCACACATGACAAGAATGAGGCTCCTACAAAAGGCACTAG GACACTCTCTCCTTCCGCCTGCCTGCTGTCTCATCGCAATGATGATGAGTTAATGTGCTATA gCTGTGAAGAAAATTCTGTTAATGAAATGGAGGATGATTCTGTGGCACTAACACTGTTGGTGCCGCCTGCCGGCCGGCTCGCGTCGCGGGAGCGTGGCGGTGACGTCACAGCAgcggcccgccgccgccgcccgccgccgtcGCAGCTCGTCGGCCCCAGAGATAAATTTGATTTTGCATGGAGGCCATTCCCGGATTCTCAAATTGATCCAGATTTGAGGAGGGAATCCTTCGCTCAAAGGGAATCAATAATACCATTCCTTAATGCTGTACCATATCGTGCATTCACTGGCATATGGGACTATCATCTTATGCAGCACATAGCAAAGGCGACAAACGAGTATGCCGCGCAGCTggcggcggaggcggcggcggcgggggcggggacCGGCGCGCGAgggcccgcccccgcccgcacCGCCTGGTGGCAGGACACCACCACGGATGAACTCTACACGTACTTCGCTATCATTATCGCGATGGGAACAGTAGTGGAGACGAACATAAAGGAGTACTGGAATAAGTGTGAATCCTTGTTGCATACGCCGGGCTTCCCGACGACCATGCCGCACGACCGCTTCGTACTGTTGAGCAAGTGCATCCGATATGCGAGCGACATTTATGACACCCAAGAAATGTCACCATCCCAAGCCAAAATTGCTAAGATTCAGCCTGTTATTGATCATTTCAATTGGAAATACGAGGAAAGATCCAAATTATCCCGAAACATTGTTATACACGAGGGCCAATCAGAGTCTGATTTAATTTTGCTTGATAACCAATTCTTTGACGACGAGACATCGCCAGTCATCAAGACACACGAAGTGTGTGACTCTCTGACGGGATACTTGTGGCGTTTTGAAATCCAAGGACTTTATGAGGATCATATTGAGCAGCCGCATGCTCCAGTTTCAGGGAGCATGCCGTCCCTTGTGTTTAGATTACTAGACGGTGTGGGGCTCGGCCACACGGTGTGGCTAGAGGATGCGTCGCCGGCGCTGGCGCGGGAGCTGAAGTCGCGGGGGCTGGACTGCGCGGGCCCGCtgcgggggccgcggggggcggggggcggggcgcggggctgCACCGCGGGGGACGTGGACCTCGTGGTGTGCAGCTCTGACGTCATGATCTCGACGTACCAcggggcggcgggcgggcCCCGCGTGGCGGCGGACTACGAGCGgcaccgccgcgcccgccagcccgcgccgcgccccgaCGAGCGCAGGACCAACGTGTGGTACAGGAAACTACTCAGAAAGCTACTGAATGACAGTGTCTCAAATCTCTACGTCCTATACAAAGCAGAAACCGGAAAGTCCTGTCGAGCTTTCAAAAGGCGTTTGGTCGGAGACTTGTTGGCCAAGCACTCGCGCGCACAAACACCGCTGCCCTACACCGTGCAACATTTTCCAGCAAGAATCTCTCGAATTTCTGGGCTCAGACGTCTGTGCATAGTTTGCAAACAACCAACAGAGTGGCTTTGCAAAAACTGCCAACTTTTGATGTGCGTAGAGGACTGTTTTGAGGAATACCACGCTGAAGAAATTAAACAGCCGGACCGGCGATTTTGGCACTAG